Proteins co-encoded in one Brassica rapa cultivar Chiifu-401-42 chromosome A02, CAAS_Brap_v3.01, whole genome shotgun sequence genomic window:
- the LOC103851220 gene encoding protein FANTASTIC FOUR 3 codes for MTYFLLSPFNTHTHKILICIVWHNYFLKVLRYTSGSVEKLLTNLSSPCTLHSRTFSFFSLFIQFWDTTNWHPLPLIILHSHFQTPLYFFVSHLTNNLSFSISISQQISSTPNKKMGTVVYQQGFQSSQLNEPWALRLRLSSPTPHFSQPLALKSHLLDSSNAKDTQNSNDDKPAASSGPDSSSWSFIQSLSSGFSSSLSKTTSSEKEKTYVQRPSSSRTLSDESLALCTENLGSETGSDVTDVEDLFLLSLSDMQTKKLEVTTTETRTLKIKKGCPSDLPPPLTSMRGSQCIQMRPHREDGRLVMTATKAPPLNRCFQADRSNGRLRLSILKDTDENVENEEVKIETEENEEHQDEDEEDNEVMMYKENVQISRRCIEGDRENRRLLNWESFSIATSQK; via the coding sequence ATGACTTATTTTCTCCTTTCACCTtttaacacacacacacacaagattCTTATCTGCATTGTGTggcataattattttttaaaagttttgcgTTATACAAGTGGTAGTGTGGAAAAGCTCCTTACCAACCTCTCTAGTCCCTGCACATTGCATAGTCGcactttctctttcttttctttatttattcaattttggGACACTACAAATTGGCATCCTCTCCCTCTCATTATCCTTCATTCTCATTTCCAAACACCTCTCTACTTCTTTGTTTCGCATCTCACAAATAACCTCTCCTTTTCTATCTCTATCTCTCAACAGATTTCATCTACTCCTAATAAGAAAATGGGAACTGTTGTGTATCAACAAGGGTTTCAGTCATCTCAGCTTAATGAGCCTTGGGCTTTAAGGCTTAGGCTATCTTCACCAACTCCTCACTTCTCTCAACCCTTAGCCCTCAAGTCTCATTTGCTTGACTCCTCTAATGCAAAAGACACCCAAAACAGCAACGATGACAAACCAGCTGCTTCCTCGGGTCCTGATTCGAGTAGCTGGAGCTTTATCCAGTCTCTATCCTCTGGcttctcctcctctctctcGAAGACGACTAGCTCTGAGAAAGAGAAGACTTATGTTCAACGTCCTTCTTCTTCTAGAACTCTAAGCGACGAGAGCTTAGCATTGTGTACTGAAAATCTTGGAAGTGAAACTGGCTCTGATGTTACTGACGTCGAAGATCTGTTCTTGCTTTCTTTATCTGATATGCAGACCAAGAAACTCGAGGTAACAACAACGGAGACAAGAACGTTGAAAATTAAGAAAGGTTGCCCTAGTGATCTCCCACCTCCGTTGACCAGTATGAGAGGGTCTCAATGCATTCAAATGAGACCACACCGTGAAGATGGAAGATTGGTCATGACTGCCACAAAGGCACCGCCTCTTAACAGGTGCTTCCAAGCTGACCGAAGCAATGGTCGTCTCCGACTCTCTATCTTGAAAGACACAGATGAGAATGTAGAAAACGAAGAAGTTAAGATTGAGACGGAAGAAAACGAAGAACACCAGGATGAGGACGAAGAAGACAATGAAGTGATGATGTACAAGGAGAATGTTCAAATATCAAGAAGATGTATTGAAGGCGATCGGGAAAACAGGAGATTGCTAAATTGGGAATCCTTCAGCATTGCTACTTCCCAAAAATAA
- the LOC103851221 gene encoding protein phosphatase 2C 70 — protein sequence MAMLETNVIIIVILLLLMVLMLFLFSLVILFACKPWRYLPLFRSSSFKLGELQRPLVSDGGDEHLNQGQTGEEGSREYDLEGACYQNEGILQGRAYKQRLPSSSPHLNQGRTIKHPADKVSLEDVETDDLQDNTSQNLQHGLEKERLSEISPVIVNDQISWLCLEVISGPSIGLQFAVHSVSTSKLPLGLGRVSPSGMILKDPEVSGKHAQITWNSTKFKWELVDMGSLNGTLLNSRSVSHPDLGSRKWGQPVGLASEDVITLGTTTKVYVLISSQNEFKTPFRVGVASDPMAKRRGGRKLPMEDFCYYKWPLPGVNKFGLFCVCDGHGGAGAAQSAVKIIPEVLANILSDSLEKEKVLSQRDASDVLKDVLAKTEARLEDHLYEGCTATVLLVWKDGEENLFAQCANLGDSACVINLGGRYIQMTEDHRVASLTERRRIQEAGLSLRENETRIFGINLARMLGDKFPKQQDGRFSAEPYISEPLRIDQSNKDVFAVLASDGLWDVVSPSKAVQLVLQMREKERGTEDSAEKIAKGLLDQANVMRTKDNTSIIYLDFDPSL from the exons ATGGCGATGTTAGAGACGAACGTTATTATTATtgtgatattattattattgatggTGCTTATGTTGTTTCTCTTCTCCCTCGTCATCCTCTTCGCCTGCAAGCCATGGCGCTACCTTCCCCTTTTCCGATCCTCTTCCTTCAAG TTGGGGGAATTGCAGAGGCCGCTTGTATCTGATGGTGGTGATGAGCATTTGAACCAAGGCCAAACCGGTGAGGAGGGGTCAAGGGAATATGATTTAGAGGGAGCTTGCTATCAGAATGAAGGGATTTTGCAGGGACGGGCTTACAAACAAAGGCTTCCTTCTTCGTCTCCCCATCTCAACCAAG GTCGAACGATTAAACATCCAGCTGACAAGGTTAGCTTGGAAGATGTGGAAACGGATGACTTGCAGGACAACACAAGTCAGAACCTACAACATGGTCTGGAGAAGGAGAGACTTTCCGAGATTTCTCCAGTAATTGTGAATGATCAAA TAAGTTGGCTGTGCTTGGAGGTCATTTCGGGTCCTTCCATTGGGCTTCAATTTGCTGTTCACTCCGTGAGTACTTCCAAGCTGCCATTGGGACTTGGAAGGGTTTCTCCTTCTGGTATGATATTGAAGGACCCTGAGGTTTCAGGGAAGCATGCACAAATCACATGGAACTCTACT AAATTTAAATGGGAGCTGGTAGACATGGGTAGTTTAAATGGAACTCTCTTGAACTCCCGGTCAGTAAGCCATCCTGATTTAGGCAGCCGAAAGTGGGGTCAGCCCGTTGGGCTTGCAAGTGAAGATGTAATAACTTTGGGAACAACGACAAAGGTCTAT GTCCTTATCTCATCTCAGAATGAGTTTAAGACACCGTTCAGAGTTGGTGTGGCCTCAGATCCCATGGCCAAGCGTCGCGGAGGCAGGAAACTTCCAATGGAAGATTTTTGTTATTACAAGTGGCCGCTTCCTGGGGTTAATAAG TTTGGGCTGTTTTGTGTTTGTGATGGACATGGGGGAGCTGGGGCTGCTCAATCCGCTGTAAA AATTATTCCTGAGGTTCTGGCGAATATTTTATCAGACTCTCTGGAGAAGGAGAAGGTGCTATCACAGCGGGATGCTTCGGATGTTCTCAAGGACGTGCTTGCGAAAACAGAAGCACGCTTGGAAGATCACCTATATGAG GGTTGTACAGCTACTGTCCTCTTGGTCTGGAAAGACGGTGAAGAAAATTTATTCGCACAGTGTGCCAATCTTGGTGATTCAGCATGTGTAATCAA CCTTGGTGGGAGATATATACAAATGACTGAAGATCATCGAGTGGCTAGCTTAACCGAGAGAAGAAGAATTCAAGAAGCAGGACTATCTTTGAGAGAAAATGAGACTAGGATCTTTG GTATAAACCTTGCGCGGATGTTAGGAGACAAATTTCCAAAGCAACAAGACGGCCGTTTCAGCGCAGAGCCATATATAAGTGAGCCTTTGCGTATCGATCAATCTAATAAAGACGTGTTTGCTGTATTGGCTAG TGATGGACTATGGGATGTGGTGAGTCCGAGTAAAGCTGTGCAGCTGGTGCTTCag AtgcgagagaaagagagagggacaGAAGATAGTGCAGAGAAAATAGCAAAGGGTTTACTTGATCAAGCTAATGTGATGCGTACAAAGGACAACACCTCCATTATTTACTTAGATTTTGATCCTTCTTTGTAA